In the Pirellulales bacterium genome, one interval contains:
- a CDS encoding tetratricopeptide repeat protein, with the protein MSGKFWLTFLICVFPGTPLLADDLWIGKRVFWRDDAIAKIGNQVFDVTLIPYPATVEHVNGEWLWLERAWVRKKDVMDVIGAFSMANTRISINYAPAEALRIRAATWIAWGNYDKAYSDIQLAILHHPKDAFNYLYRGNLNFERKDYNKAITDYDIAIGINPDLSKAYRDRGFAKNMLQDYAGALRDLNEAIRLDSKDYLSYFNRGYVHDDMGNHDRAIKDFDNAIQLHPYYYLSFYNRGISKQSKQELNAAIKDYDVAIRLNPKYAPAYNNRGQAKMLQTDFHGAIQDFDASIQLEPSNANIYIIRSYAFTQIKHYDEAIRDANKAIRIDPSLSLAFEYRAGSKLYINDYSGSIQDYCEVIKRDPKDSKACYRLGIAYHCNRDYVSALNNFNKSINLDANSVMPSACKSFLLATCPQPEFRDGPLALELAESALKQANKDGYALNAKACALALLGKYDEAITCQELAKLDNDWRSDELPSGGKLAEERIAAWKSKKLWLSEPPARDKK; encoded by the coding sequence ATGAGTGGCAAATTCTGGCTTACTTTCTTGATCTGCGTGTTCCCAGGTACGCCGCTCCTGGCGGATGACCTATGGATTGGCAAGCGGGTATTTTGGCGCGATGATGCTATCGCAAAGATCGGAAACCAAGTTTTCGATGTTACTTTAATCCCTTATCCCGCCACTGTTGAACATGTTAACGGCGAATGGCTGTGGCTGGAGCGGGCCTGGGTGCGGAAGAAGGATGTGATGGATGTGATTGGAGCATTTTCAATGGCAAACACTCGAATCTCGATTAACTATGCTCCCGCAGAGGCTTTGCGTATTCGAGCAGCAACGTGGATTGCATGGGGTAATTACGATAAAGCTTATTCTGACATTCAACTAGCAATCCTACACCATCCAAAAGATGCGTTTAACTACCTTTACCGGGGAAACCTCAACTTTGAACGTAAAGATTATAATAAAGCCATAACGGACTATGACATAGCTATCGGAATCAATCCAGACTTATCCAAGGCTTACCGAGATCGAGGATTTGCCAAGAACATGCTACAGGATTATGCTGGTGCGTTACGGGATCTTAATGAGGCAATCCGACTTGATTCAAAAGATTATTTATCGTATTTTAATAGAGGATATGTACATGATGATATGGGAAACCACGATAGAGCGATCAAAGATTTTGATAACGCTATACAATTACATCCATACTATTATCTATCCTTTTACAATCGTGGCATTTCAAAGCAATCCAAACAAGAACTTAATGCTGCTATCAAAGATTACGATGTAGCTATTCGACTTAACCCAAAATATGCCCCCGCGTACAATAACCGCGGTCAAGCCAAAATGCTTCAAACCGACTTTCATGGCGCAATTCAAGATTTCGATGCTTCAATTCAATTAGAACCGTCTAATGCTAATATTTATATAATTCGCAGCTATGCTTTCACTCAGATAAAGCACTACGATGAGGCCATACGCGATGCCAATAAAGCAATCCGAATCGATCCTTCGCTCAGCCTAGCATTCGAATACCGTGCAGGGTCAAAACTTTACATAAATGACTATAGTGGCTCAATTCAGGATTATTGCGAAGTAATTAAACGCGATCCTAAAGATAGTAAAGCTTGTTATAGACTAGGCATAGCCTATCACTGCAATCGTGATTATGTCAGTGCTCTTAATAACTTTAATAAATCCATCAATTTAGATGCCAACTCAGTTATGCCATCCGCTTGTAAATCCTTTCTCCTGGCCACCTGTCCCCAACCAGAATTTCGCGATGGTCCTTTAGCATTAGAATTAGCGGAGTCAGCTCTGAAGCAGGCGAATAAGGATGGTTATGCCCTGAATGCCAAAGCATGCGCACTAGCACTCTTGGGCAAGTATGACGAGGCGATAACGTGCCAAGAATTGGCCAAGCTGGACAACGATTGGAGAAGCGACGAATTGCCAAGTGGTGGCAAACTTGCTGAGGAACGTATCGCGGCTTGGAAATCTAAAAAATTATGGCTGAGTGAACCACCCGCGCGGGATAAAAAGTAA
- a CDS encoding PEP-CTERM sorting domain-containing protein: MNRFVSRSLLAAAIVALPALANAAIISQWDFNSNPADGNTSTGTTAPAIGTGTLANVGGITNSFSSGSASGGSSDPAPAADNSGYQTTGYPAIGGADETAGIEVKVSTFGFNSISINFDQRHSNTSSRFISVHYTLDGSTFTRLTLDNTNSTPGVTPPLGNPASTPGLYGATGTFSSGVATSAGDDWFNGRSVNFSSIPGANNNPNFGFRILTSKDGLANFTATNPTSTYAGTGTLRFDMVTINGEVIPEPSTFVLAGVGLAGVLALGLRRRS, from the coding sequence ATGAATCGGTTCGTTTCCCGTTCCCTGCTGGCCGCCGCCATTGTGGCGCTACCGGCCCTCGCTAACGCCGCGATTATCTCGCAGTGGGATTTTAATTCCAACCCCGCTGACGGCAACACTAGCACCGGCACTACCGCCCCCGCCATTGGCACCGGCACACTAGCTAATGTTGGCGGCATCACCAATAGCTTTTCGTCAGGTTCGGCTAGCGGTGGTTCTTCCGACCCGGCACCCGCCGCCGACAATAGCGGCTATCAAACCACTGGTTATCCCGCCATTGGCGGCGCTGACGAAACCGCCGGCATCGAAGTCAAGGTTTCCACCTTCGGTTTTAACTCCATTTCGATCAATTTTGATCAACGCCACAGCAACACCTCTAGCCGCTTCATCTCTGTTCACTACACACTGGACGGCTCGACTTTTACACGTCTCACCCTGGACAACACCAACTCCACTCCCGGCGTGACACCTCCCCTGGGTAATCCCGCCAGTACCCCCGGTTTGTACGGCGCCACCGGCACCTTCAGTAGCGGTGTGGCCACCAGCGCTGGCGATGACTGGTTCAATGGCCGCAGTGTCAATTTTTCGTCCATTCCCGGCGCGAACAATAATCCCAACTTTGGCTTCCGCATCTTGACGTCCAAGGATGGCTTGGCAAATTTCACCGCTACCAACCCGACCAGCACCTACGCCGGTACCGGCACGCTGCGGTTTGACATGGTGACCATCAATGGCGAAGTCATTCCCGAACCATCTACTTTCGTCCTGGCCGGTGTCGGCCTGGCTGGCGTGTTGGCCCTGGGGCTGCGTCGCCGTAGCTAA
- a CDS encoding YCF48-related protein — MSSVMLPYLPSPYSRRTAQAVSLASLNIRPALLFCLILLIALARSARADERDYPDIPANLFQNNIDRRERQGVFSQPIDDRALNPAGLNLPEPSPPPIGSEHFAANKAPAATTVNPPPAEHPVDPAEKSVAWLQPYARSWQSDATLRSVCFVNTRQGWAVGDQGAIWATTDGGRTWQPQDSRVFATLTAVSFVDEQHGWIGGVVCHPAADATSAVILRTVDGGQNWILDQHQQLPGIRQLRFFNHQVGWCAGQFSTIFGTNIFITENGGRDWQPVVNKQQSDILAALATDQQVAISLANSNTSGPTAMTKRLRFTLASQRGIQSGSLAEWSSIATPFDGLRGPRAMAHDESGNTWLVGQGGLILQNTAENSDWTKPGQLPDSAELQWCDWQAVACRGPKIWIAGTTGGRILHSKDAGQTWQWQKIPTTLPIFDLHFRDERHGWGVGGLGQIILTSDGGQTWETVQGANRRAGVLIVVNEPSQIPWELIAQLSGAQGFRTVVDVLNRRDVEVPSPAIERQAIRVRAALASLGATLAEPEWRFPLRQPGIDWPSERLNQIWGQSAGTTSQLALKNFWRNTLLTWQPAAVLVPQPGPDAPAQDVLLHASCLEYWQATGSSGADPSPPLWSFQPTAQPHAGGLSCQQPVPRTPITLEEWALPARAMARGVAQVGLRGSLRSPQELPAGWSWHWQAGTSPPTNPNAQILSHSEHPADSPTRRMLVQNDTPGFSPTETIASGRRRVWQKMLVQGKLTKSANWLPMLDEFTRGSSPEVAADTLLNLSRECEKIGRLDLAGLIQQHLWQKYPLTTATGQIWLAELRQLSSCELQHWQKRGATPEQGGTAAPGSNTHRARLQKVNEILWRHHPQLACPPEIQFLYHSWHEEHPQEPGATTPPLGLKILSKPPYHSRFSDDWQEVINAELRDTAGRRAPKAHWGCRAVTIKPYLDGICDDETWQKTDAISLRGGELDSDLPPTTTRWAYDAEYLYLAAECQTHDPENQPEIAKTRSRDPDLTAQERIEWYLDLDRDRNTWFHFECDSTGKVSEDCTGDERWNPEYFVAAKRSETGWSVEMAIPLRELTASNELLGQSWIVQVNRIWPRQGLQSLRGTPSTQAHPVDWGTLRFVP, encoded by the coding sequence ATGTCATCCGTCATGCTGCCTTACCTCCCCAGCCCATACAGTCGCCGGACCGCGCAAGCAGTTAGCCTGGCAAGCTTGAACATCCGCCCCGCGCTTTTGTTCTGTCTGATTCTGTTAATTGCTCTGGCGCGTAGCGCACGCGCCGACGAGCGCGATTACCCCGATATACCCGCGAATCTGTTTCAAAATAATATTGACCGCCGCGAACGCCAGGGGGTCTTTTCCCAGCCGATTGATGATCGCGCCTTAAATCCAGCGGGGCTGAACCTGCCCGAGCCAAGTCCTCCGCCTATCGGAAGTGAACATTTCGCCGCTAACAAGGCTCCCGCCGCCACGACTGTCAATCCTCCACCGGCCGAACACCCGGTCGATCCCGCGGAGAAATCGGTCGCCTGGTTGCAGCCCTATGCCCGCAGTTGGCAATCCGATGCGACTTTACGGAGTGTCTGCTTTGTCAACACACGACAAGGCTGGGCCGTGGGAGACCAAGGCGCAATTTGGGCGACGACCGATGGGGGCCGGACCTGGCAACCACAGGACTCCCGCGTGTTTGCCACATTAACCGCGGTCAGCTTTGTCGATGAGCAGCATGGTTGGATCGGCGGCGTGGTGTGCCATCCCGCGGCGGACGCCACCAGCGCGGTGATCTTACGCACGGTGGATGGTGGCCAAAATTGGATTCTTGACCAACATCAGCAACTCCCCGGGATCCGTCAACTGAGGTTTTTTAATCATCAGGTTGGTTGGTGCGCGGGGCAATTTTCGACGATCTTTGGGACAAATATTTTCATCACGGAAAATGGGGGGCGCGATTGGCAACCGGTTGTTAATAAGCAACAGTCCGATATCCTGGCCGCACTGGCCACTGATCAGCAAGTTGCCATCTCTCTTGCCAATAGCAACACTAGCGGACCTACCGCCATGACAAAGCGGTTACGCTTTACCTTGGCTAGCCAGCGCGGCATCCAAAGCGGAAGTTTGGCCGAATGGTCCTCCATTGCCACTCCCTTTGATGGGTTGCGAGGTCCACGAGCCATGGCACATGACGAGTCGGGAAACACCTGGCTGGTTGGCCAAGGGGGGCTTATTCTGCAAAACACGGCGGAAAACAGCGACTGGACAAAGCCGGGCCAACTGCCTGATTCGGCAGAATTACAGTGGTGTGACTGGCAGGCCGTGGCGTGTCGCGGGCCAAAAATCTGGATCGCGGGCACCACCGGGGGACGCATTTTACATAGCAAGGACGCTGGCCAAACCTGGCAATGGCAGAAAATCCCCACCACGTTGCCAATCTTTGATCTGCACTTTCGCGACGAACGGCATGGCTGGGGAGTGGGGGGATTGGGTCAAATTATCCTTACCAGCGATGGGGGCCAAACCTGGGAAACCGTCCAGGGCGCCAATCGCCGCGCGGGGGTGCTGATTGTCGTCAATGAGCCAAGCCAAATCCCCTGGGAATTGATCGCCCAGTTAAGCGGCGCGCAAGGTTTTCGCACCGTGGTAGATGTGTTGAATCGACGTGATGTCGAAGTTCCCTCCCCCGCCATCGAACGACAAGCGATTCGCGTGCGGGCCGCGCTAGCCAGCTTGGGCGCCACGTTGGCGGAACCTGAGTGGCGGTTTCCGCTGCGGCAACCGGGAATTGATTGGCCTAGCGAACGCCTGAATCAAATTTGGGGGCAATCCGCCGGTACCACGTCACAACTAGCGCTCAAAAATTTCTGGCGGAACACTTTACTTACCTGGCAACCGGCGGCGGTCCTAGTGCCTCAGCCGGGACCTGACGCCCCCGCTCAAGATGTGTTGCTGCATGCCAGTTGCTTGGAATATTGGCAAGCGACCGGTTCCAGCGGTGCAGACCCATCCCCCCCCTTATGGTCCTTTCAACCAACCGCGCAACCCCATGCCGGAGGATTGTCTTGCCAGCAGCCGGTCCCACGGACGCCGATAACATTGGAGGAATGGGCACTTCCGGCGCGGGCCATGGCACGGGGGGTTGCTCAAGTTGGCCTGCGCGGTTCACTGAGGTCTCCTCAGGAATTACCCGCTGGCTGGTCTTGGCACTGGCAAGCGGGTACAAGCCCGCCGACGAACCCTAACGCACAAATTCTTAGTCACAGCGAACATCCGGCAGACTCTCCCACACGTCGAATGCTGGTACAAAATGACACGCCAGGATTTTCCCCGACGGAAACCATAGCCAGTGGGCGGCGACGGGTTTGGCAAAAAATGCTAGTGCAGGGAAAATTAACAAAATCCGCCAACTGGTTGCCCATGCTGGATGAGTTTACGCGTGGCAGTTCCCCTGAAGTCGCCGCCGACACCTTGCTAAATTTGTCCAGGGAATGTGAAAAAATTGGTCGCCTGGATTTGGCGGGATTAATCCAACAACACTTATGGCAAAAATATCCCTTGACCACCGCCACTGGTCAAATTTGGTTGGCGGAATTGCGTCAGCTTTCCAGTTGTGAATTGCAACATTGGCAAAAACGCGGGGCCACCCCGGAACAGGGGGGAACGGCTGCGCCAGGGTCAAACACCCACCGCGCCCGACTGCAAAAAGTCAATGAAATACTTTGGCGGCATCACCCGCAATTGGCTTGCCCCCCTGAAATCCAATTTTTATATCACTCCTGGCATGAAGAACATCCTCAGGAACCGGGTGCCACAACGCCACCTTTGGGCTTAAAAATCCTAAGCAAGCCTCCCTACCACAGCCGCTTTTCCGATGATTGGCAGGAAGTTATCAATGCCGAATTGCGGGACACCGCAGGCAGACGTGCCCCCAAAGCTCACTGGGGTTGTCGGGCTGTTACCATAAAGCCATACCTGGATGGCATTTGCGATGACGAAACCTGGCAGAAAACGGACGCTATCTCGCTTCGCGGTGGAGAATTAGATAGCGATTTACCCCCCACCACAACACGCTGGGCGTATGACGCCGAGTATCTATATTTAGCGGCGGAATGTCAGACCCACGACCCGGAAAACCAGCCCGAGATCGCCAAAACTCGTTCCCGGGACCCCGATTTGACTGCTCAAGAACGGATCGAGTGGTATTTGGACCTGGATCGCGATAGGAATACTTGGTTTCATTTCGAGTGCGATTCCACAGGCAAGGTAAGTGAAGATTGCACGGGGGATGAACGCTGGAACCCCGAGTATTTTGTGGCGGCCAAGCGTTCCGAGACGGGTTGGAGCGTGGAAATGGCCATTCCCTTGCGGGAGTTAACCGCTAGCAACGAACTGTTGGGGCAATCTTGGATTGTCCAGGTGAATCGCATCTGGCCCCGGCAGGGGTTACAATCACTCCGGGGAACCCCCTCGACTCAAGCCCACCCCGTCGATTGGGGAACCTTGCGATTTGTCCCATAA
- a CDS encoding sulfite exporter TauE/SafE family protein, which translates to MPTIAELVVLMGAAALAGAMNSIAGGGTFLTFPALVWSLGAGNEVAANVTSTIALCPGSFASAWAYRRELSHYGHWLKWLFWPSLLGSVAGTLLLLWGRPETFQKLIPWLILLATLLFALQPRILRSSGLANAGDAHVVPASNRRLGAILLFQTAIGLYGGYFGAGIGILMLSSLGLLGMTDIHGMNAVKTVLATLINAVALALFLWQDSFPVPGQGEIINWPRALPMVLAGVAGGYFGAHYGRLLDKHLLRRLIVLIGSVLTAWYFWRQWAG; encoded by the coding sequence GTGCCGACCATTGCCGAACTAGTGGTGCTGATGGGCGCGGCGGCGTTGGCCGGGGCCATGAATTCTATCGCTGGCGGCGGGACGTTTCTCACTTTTCCCGCGCTTGTGTGGTCGCTAGGGGCCGGGAACGAAGTCGCCGCCAATGTCACCAGCACCATCGCCCTCTGCCCCGGGTCGTTTGCCTCCGCTTGGGCGTATCGGCGGGAACTTTCGCACTATGGGCATTGGCTAAAGTGGCTATTTTGGCCCAGTCTGCTGGGGAGTGTGGCGGGGACGTTGTTGCTGCTGTGGGGGCGGCCGGAAACTTTTCAAAAATTGATACCGTGGCTGATACTCTTGGCCACGCTGCTGTTTGCCCTGCAGCCGCGGATTTTACGCTCTAGCGGCCTGGCAAATGCCGGTGATGCACATGTCGTCCCGGCAAGCAACCGCCGCCTGGGGGCGATTCTGCTTTTTCAAACGGCGATTGGCCTGTACGGCGGATATTTTGGCGCGGGGATCGGCATCCTCATGCTCAGTTCGCTGGGCCTCTTGGGCATGACCGACATCCATGGCATGAACGCGGTCAAGACGGTGCTGGCGACGCTGATTAACGCCGTCGCGCTCGCGCTATTTTTGTGGCAAGATAGTTTTCCCGTCCCCGGACAAGGAGAGATCATCAATTGGCCCCGCGCGCTGCCGATGGTCCTGGCGGGGGTGGCCGGGGGTTACTTTGGCGCGCATTACGGTCGCTTGCTGGACAAGCATTTGCTGCGGCGCTTGATTGTGCTGATCGGCAGCGTGCTGACGGCTTGGTACTTTTGGCGGCAATGGGCCGGATAG
- a CDS encoding protein kinase, producing the protein MDSSKQLSLSQTPPPLTTELDGTPRAQTDKESTPGNSPSALRVKSPAAAVYDSTDNGTVIMPRPRLLDNETLPYIKELDPLRQDLSLVNDSARLNSLTAKSDSGKSDSGQKFVAGSSARALAPLTPEEEAELVNQQTVISVNPLEEAPQIGSLTSREMGKLLAGQTLGHYALREFVGGGGMGAVFRALDTMLNRIVAVKVLAPNQSRDEETLRRFQNEAQSAARLDHENIGRVYNFGHDRGWHFIVFEFIEGVNLRELVEQQGPLSIPDTLLYMLQLSEALAHASGREVVHRDIKPSNIIVTPEQKAKLVDMGLARLHQVDQQQEDLTASGVTLGTFDYISPEQARDPRVADVRSDLYSLGCTLYFMLSGAAPFSSGTVLQKLLKHQSEDPTDPRTLRPELPADLIKILRKLMAKSPEARYQTATQLTQDLRVLAEELGLLPHRAGLSTVWSPPVKVAPPWWYYHLPWIAPVVLSLIIGWILYTWDQVYAKDYQPQLISAQHPGTRATTATKPLPSATNSGVPKGQSSPAAPADQAFFNPKLPAQSQNFALDDKSPPATNSQPTFPELALAPEGAALPPAARQNDKGNSQNVNLSASPGTDTPITDPASTDDWQSRIAWSTKYLNESVASLQTQYLPQITSNLPKWQFNWPQLARESLPATGNANPDGNTNPPPLPESSGGTSGRLIVTPNPQRGGEFASLAAACRAAREGATVILDYDGLLIEQPFTLSQPNLTIAAAPQRQPIIRFRPGGLESAASIRGMLTMMGGQLNFERVHLEFELPGQISAKPWAFFHLRQITSLRFVESSLTIRNGDQIRPRDARVSFFELSNGPNANTLRAKTLPRPRDPVILEGLQSTIRGAAVIINNQEQVPLRFHWEQGFLATSETLLAVDIGQRPAAGQINEGVTIELRNVTAVLWRGLARIKNALNLPDILPVSLDLRDSVIRGSGSGPFLELENLDDLNGLQDALQWRSSNFLVDGYTSPARITAAVGTTNVAVNQWNEIWQLGERQLAFAPLPWATPADRLPEWHRIEPGHLALKSSTFSNTRTVPGLPPTEGNTSDKGDAAALPAAIIPRPTPLAPESTIPAERAKGLPTGTIPAESPAVPEPKSGFSANDLREMEKEMEMSRP; encoded by the coding sequence ATGGATTCGTCGAAACAATTATCGCTTTCACAAACTCCTCCCCCGCTAACCACGGAGTTAGACGGTACGCCCAGGGCGCAGACTGATAAAGAATCAACACCGGGTAATTCGCCCTCGGCTCTACGTGTGAAAAGTCCTGCGGCAGCGGTTTATGACAGTACGGACAACGGCACGGTGATCATGCCGCGGCCACGTTTGCTGGATAACGAGACCCTGCCTTATATCAAAGAACTTGACCCATTACGCCAGGATTTGTCGCTGGTCAACGATTCCGCCAGGCTCAACAGTCTTACCGCCAAAAGCGATTCCGGCAAAAGCGACTCAGGACAAAAGTTTGTGGCGGGAAGTTCCGCCCGGGCACTCGCGCCGCTGACTCCGGAGGAAGAGGCGGAACTGGTCAATCAGCAGACGGTCATCTCTGTCAATCCACTGGAAGAAGCGCCGCAGATCGGTAGTTTGACCTCGCGGGAGATGGGTAAGCTGCTGGCCGGGCAAACACTGGGCCATTATGCTCTGCGGGAATTCGTGGGCGGAGGGGGTATGGGGGCGGTGTTTCGCGCGCTCGACACCATGCTCAACCGCATTGTCGCTGTCAAAGTGCTAGCGCCGAATCAATCGCGGGACGAAGAAACCCTGCGCCGCTTTCAAAATGAAGCCCAATCCGCAGCGCGGCTGGACCACGAAAACATCGGCCGGGTGTACAACTTTGGCCATGATCGGGGTTGGCATTTTATTGTGTTTGAGTTTATTGAGGGGGTCAATTTGCGGGAGTTGGTGGAGCAGCAGGGGCCGCTGTCGATCCCCGACACGCTGTTGTACATGCTGCAATTGTCCGAGGCCCTCGCCCATGCCAGCGGCCGCGAAGTCGTACATCGGGACATTAAACCCTCTAACATCATCGTTACGCCGGAGCAAAAGGCCAAGTTGGTGGATATGGGCTTGGCCCGTTTGCACCAGGTCGACCAACAACAAGAAGACCTAACCGCCAGCGGCGTGACCCTGGGGACGTTTGACTATATTTCGCCCGAGCAGGCCCGCGACCCGCGCGTGGCCGATGTCCGCAGCGACCTTTATTCGCTGGGCTGCACGCTGTACTTTATGCTCAGCGGAGCGGCTCCCTTTTCCAGCGGAACCGTGCTGCAAAAGCTGCTCAAGCACCAGTCCGAGGATCCCACCGATCCCCGCACCCTGCGGCCGGAATTGCCCGCGGATTTGATAAAAATCCTGCGTAAGTTGATGGCCAAATCACCCGAAGCGCGGTATCAAACCGCGACCCAGTTAACGCAGGATTTACGTGTTTTGGCGGAGGAACTGGGCCTTTTGCCGCATCGGGCGGGATTGTCCACGGTCTGGTCTCCCCCGGTTAAGGTGGCTCCCCCGTGGTGGTATTACCATTTACCCTGGATCGCCCCCGTGGTGTTGTCGCTGATCATTGGCTGGATTTTATATACGTGGGATCAGGTGTATGCCAAAGATTATCAACCGCAATTGATCTCGGCTCAACATCCCGGCACGCGCGCCACGACTGCCACAAAGCCCCTCCCTTCGGCGACGAACAGCGGTGTTCCCAAGGGCCAAAGCTCTCCCGCGGCACCAGCGGACCAAGCATTTTTTAATCCCAAATTACCAGCGCAGAGTCAAAACTTTGCGTTAGACGATAAATCGCCCCCAGCGACAAACTCTCAGCCGACATTTCCAGAACTGGCCCTAGCACCGGAAGGCGCCGCGCTCCCGCCAGCCGCCCGTCAAAATGACAAAGGCAATAGCCAAAACGTTAATCTATCCGCTAGTCCCGGCACGGACACGCCTATTACGGACCCAGCTAGTACGGACGATTGGCAAAGCCGGATTGCGTGGTCAACGAAATATTTAAATGAGTCCGTGGCCTCCCTGCAGACTCAGTATCTCCCCCAAATCACCAGCAATCTTCCCAAGTGGCAGTTTAACTGGCCGCAACTCGCCCGCGAATCCCTTCCCGCCACCGGTAACGCAAATCCCGATGGAAATACAAATCCCCCCCCTCTTCCCGAATCCAGCGGGGGGACCAGCGGCCGACTGATCGTCACGCCCAATCCTCAACGGGGAGGGGAATTTGCCTCGCTGGCGGCGGCATGCCGCGCCGCCCGTGAGGGAGCAACGGTGATCCTGGACTATGACGGCTTGCTGATTGAGCAGCCGTTTACCTTGTCGCAACCCAACCTCACGATTGCCGCCGCTCCGCAGCGGCAGCCGATCATCCGCTTTCGCCCGGGAGGGTTGGAAAGCGCGGCCAGCATCCGAGGCATGCTAACCATGATGGGAGGCCAGCTCAACTTCGAACGGGTCCATCTAGAGTTTGAACTGCCGGGGCAAATTTCCGCCAAGCCTTGGGCATTTTTTCATTTAAGGCAAATTACCAGCCTCCGCTTTGTGGAATCTTCCTTAACCATCCGCAACGGCGATCAAATCCGGCCGCGGGATGCCCGGGTCAGTTTTTTTGAATTATCCAACGGTCCCAATGCCAATACGCTGCGCGCAAAAACGCTCCCACGGCCCCGCGACCCCGTCATCCTGGAGGGACTCCAGTCGACGATCCGGGGGGCCGCGGTCATCATCAATAACCAAGAACAAGTTCCGCTTCGCTTTCATTGGGAACAAGGGTTTTTAGCGACCAGCGAGACGCTCTTAGCCGTCGATATTGGACAGCGGCCTGCCGCCGGGCAAATTAACGAGGGGGTGACGATCGAATTGCGCAATGTCACCGCGGTCCTCTGGCGGGGATTGGCCAGGATCAAAAACGCCCTGAATCTGCCGGATATTTTGCCAGTTTCGCTGGATTTGCGGGACAGCGTGATTCGTGGCAGCGGCTCGGGGCCGTTTTTGGAATTGGAAAATCTGGACGACCTTAACGGCCTGCAGGACGCTTTGCAATGGCGCTCCAGCAATTTCTTAGTCGATGGCTATACTTCTCCCGCGCGGATCACCGCCGCGGTCGGCACGACAAACGTCGCGGTCAATCAATGGAACGAAATTTGGCAATTGGGCGAACGACAGTTGGCTTTTGCCCCCCTTCCCTGGGCCACCCCGGCGGATCGACTGCCCGAATGGCATCGGATAGAGCCCGGGCATTTAGCACTCAAATCCAGCACTTTCTCCAACACCCGGACCGTTCCGGGTTTACCCCCAACAGAGGGCAACACGTCGGACAAGGGGGATGCCGCGGCACTTCCGGCCGCAATCATTCCCCGGCCCACCCCGCTCGCTCCCGAATCGACAATCCCGGCGGAACGTGCAAAGGGACTTCCGACAGGAACTATCCCGGCCGAATCACCGGCTGTTCCCGAGCCGAAATCGGGATTTTCGGCTAATGATCTGCGGGAAATGGAAAAAGAAATGGAAATGTCCCGTCCCTGA